In Alkalihalobacillus sp. TS-13, the following are encoded in one genomic region:
- a CDS encoding CD3337/EF1877 family mobilome membrane protein yields the protein MKFLKRSLGFCFIVLFLVFPTVSLADDPSPTVKKKEETVGRVILESKEYPFDHYQMEADIGGGLKDAGDQALHAINQGMWGFNKTIASFTLYSTNQLMSFDLISTIVSEASIMSERIYEIMSGTFLSLFVIFVGGTAAWRYFVNQQVGHVVKAIIGALAIMVVTFWFYSDTTGNIKWLNDRGAELEGIASSVNVLVSSDEFSSNAAYKPKEGIAVLDNQLFNLMVKRPYLLLNYGSTKESEVVGEDPNRVDKLLEIKPYSEEGKEERKRIVKDEVSNYDNKQMTPDFSGERFGYLIITILSTIALAIPVLLLGTFKFLLQVWFLALVIFTAIPLILSILPAYSESAVNHGKKLVGVLLMKAGLVLLIAVITGIITLLYESVKVTNGVEGYGFVVFLICITMWGLFKYRTEIFEVASAGMVQGQQMVERTTTSTFHKLGDAGENGFKGAKRMISQGYRNHQRKTRHDELLEGRKAPTNDAVNSRGCSEHRKAVGETNQKTGSHLTALSKGTFTPSSSRNPGTAIVHLEEYKHRKGERANANHPSKRSTDNPRKNKPSSQKTIETSRPSQRKSSGSMDSKNEVASSREPSKNLTKWEAQQQTNRKKAKQSTETIKRSESRKPKSWDPKRRK from the coding sequence ATGAAATTCCTGAAACGTAGTCTTGGCTTTTGTTTCATCGTTTTGTTCCTCGTGTTTCCTACGGTATCCCTTGCTGATGATCCTTCCCCGACTGTCAAGAAAAAAGAGGAAACCGTCGGCCGTGTGATCCTGGAAAGCAAAGAATACCCCTTTGATCATTATCAGATGGAGGCTGATATCGGGGGTGGGCTGAAAGACGCTGGAGATCAAGCGCTACATGCCATCAATCAAGGCATGTGGGGGTTCAATAAAACGATTGCGAGCTTTACCCTCTATTCAACGAATCAACTCATGTCTTTTGATTTAATCAGTACCATCGTAAGTGAAGCAAGTATTATGAGTGAACGGATTTATGAAATCATGTCGGGAACCTTCTTATCATTGTTTGTCATTTTTGTAGGCGGGACAGCAGCATGGCGGTATTTTGTCAATCAACAAGTCGGTCATGTGGTAAAAGCCATTATAGGTGCTCTTGCCATCATGGTGGTGACTTTCTGGTTCTATTCGGATACGACAGGCAACATTAAATGGCTCAATGACAGAGGAGCAGAGCTCGAAGGGATTGCGAGTTCTGTAAACGTTCTTGTCAGTTCTGATGAATTTTCCAGCAACGCGGCGTATAAGCCGAAAGAGGGTATTGCGGTACTCGATAATCAATTGTTTAACCTCATGGTCAAACGTCCGTATTTACTACTGAATTATGGCTCAACGAAAGAATCTGAGGTTGTAGGCGAGGATCCAAACCGAGTTGATAAACTCCTGGAAATCAAACCGTATTCTGAAGAAGGTAAAGAAGAAAGAAAAAGAATTGTGAAGGATGAAGTATCTAATTATGACAATAAACAAATGACTCCGGATTTTAGTGGAGAACGCTTTGGCTATTTAATTATCACGATCCTTTCAACGATTGCCCTTGCGATACCGGTTTTGCTTTTAGGCACCTTTAAGTTTTTGCTTCAAGTATGGTTCCTGGCCCTGGTGATCTTCACGGCTATTCCACTTATTTTATCGATTCTCCCGGCTTACAGTGAAAGCGCCGTGAATCACGGAAAGAAGCTCGTTGGAGTGCTGTTAATGAAAGCAGGGTTAGTGCTTTTAATCGCTGTGATTACAGGGATCATCACCTTGCTTTATGAGTCAGTCAAAGTCACGAATGGCGTAGAAGGTTATGGGTTTGTCGTCTTTTTGATCTGTATCACCATGTGGGGATTATTTAAATATCGTACCGAAATCTTTGAAGTAGCGTCTGCAGGGATGGTTCAAGGTCAACAAATGGTCGAAAGAACCACAACAAGCACATTCCACAAATTGGGGGATGCTGGTGAGAACGGATTCAAGGGTGCAAAGAGAATGATTAGCCAAGGTTACCGGAACCACCAAAGAAAAACCCGTCATGACGAGCTTTTGGAAGGACGAAAAGCCCCTACAAATGATGCCGTTAATAGCAGAGGTTGTTCTGAACATCGTAAAGCGGTCGGCGAAACGAATCAAAAAACGGGAAGCCACTTAACAGCATTGTCTAAAGGGACCTTCACACCTTCCTCTTCTCGAAATCCAGGAACGGCTATTGTCCATTTGGAGGAGTATAAACACCGCAAGGGTGAAAGAGCAAATGCTAACCATCCTTCCAAACGTTCGACGGATAATCCTAGAAAAAACAAGCCTTCCAGTCAAAAAACAATTGAAACAAGTCGACCTTCTCAACGAAAATCTTCAGGGAGTATGGATAGTAAAAATGAGGTAGCATCTTCAAGAGAACCCTCTAAAAACCTTACGAAATGGGAAGCACAACAACAGACCAATAGAAAAAAAGCCAAACAATCCACTGAAACAATCAAGAGATCAGAAAGCCGGAAACCAAAGTCCTGGGATCCGAAACGACGAAAATGA
- a CDS encoding ATP-binding protein, which translates to MLQFPIQSYQENVIYTHDTEAWAYYRLQENTVGINEQEAENNLVNRLQRLAWQLATFEEIDYKIVPIPVDIDQRMDRLQEQYEGKYAETGHYYTERAKVILREEAENVVDYKFFIGVKLKRRELDESLIHTVSSSFKSMNRYLQKLAGFKGHEVDDVTVSLFKESEEEAFITLLNYLGAYRVKENELRYIIRHQFVRGQAQPDGEGSLYPLTEGILDPGKAGYLHIKQLDQESWCAFLPVSDFPIDLSYKEWAYFFQLYPFTVEVNMRTVYKRKKEDENQTNTIKKRFRDQDAQLIEANEDDDSLINTGRELLHDLENQIKNQGKPLLRTHIHFVVYGKTREEVRKRARRLKMDFRDQQIELVQPLADQLLLFHQSLPGANIVADDWEQILTPESFAESLFSLTRKVGNTVGFYLGKNISHEGESVEGSQSLVFYHPFLAHLGLKGSKYSSPHVTISGPTGMGKSFLLKDILLNAVFFGAKVLMTDPKDEVEKKFKQALTPELEVTAPFFKDLIESFHYITLSGEKKDAGKLDPLTFLDGEEAQDAAVGVLEYLSELQSNERNVKTAIYKGVRHVMQHEQRPGLLNVVRYLQTSEDRDVQNVGDLLYEIGTNGVAKLMFSNGDVEGISLNEQVNILQIQNLNLPDEGEKATTRDEHIAVALMQPLAKFATKFARDDSVVKMTIFEEAWMLMNTGAGDKLINELLRTGRSLRSAVYLITQSTYEYNKPQIKENIGTKFAFKAKTTEEAGNIIEFLGMEDNKANRNLLKNLTEGQCIVEDMYGRTAKIQTDVLFDEWISAFNTKENDRGRAETEEAFI; encoded by the coding sequence ATGTTACAGTTTCCGATTCAATCTTATCAAGAGAACGTCATCTATACCCATGACACGGAAGCCTGGGCGTATTACCGGCTACAAGAAAATACAGTAGGAATCAACGAACAGGAAGCTGAAAACAACCTCGTCAACCGCCTCCAAAGGCTTGCCTGGCAACTGGCCACCTTCGAAGAAATTGACTATAAAATTGTTCCAATTCCCGTTGATATTGATCAACGAATGGATCGCTTGCAGGAGCAGTATGAAGGTAAGTATGCCGAAACTGGACACTATTATACAGAACGAGCCAAAGTGATATTACGTGAGGAAGCCGAAAACGTCGTGGACTATAAGTTTTTCATCGGCGTTAAATTGAAACGGCGAGAGTTGGATGAGAGCCTGATCCATACCGTTTCTTCATCATTCAAGAGTATGAACCGTTATTTACAAAAGCTCGCGGGTTTTAAAGGACATGAGGTTGATGATGTAACGGTCAGTCTGTTCAAAGAATCTGAGGAAGAGGCCTTTATAACCCTTTTGAATTATCTAGGGGCTTATCGGGTGAAGGAAAACGAATTACGTTACATCATCCGTCATCAGTTTGTCAGAGGTCAGGCACAACCAGACGGAGAAGGGAGCCTTTACCCCCTTACGGAAGGGATTCTCGACCCAGGGAAAGCAGGCTATTTACATATCAAACAGTTGGATCAGGAGTCATGGTGTGCTTTTCTCCCTGTCTCTGATTTTCCGATCGATCTCAGTTATAAAGAATGGGCTTACTTTTTCCAATTATATCCATTTACAGTCGAGGTCAATATGCGTACGGTATACAAGAGGAAAAAAGAAGATGAAAATCAAACCAATACGATTAAAAAACGCTTCCGCGATCAGGATGCACAATTGATCGAAGCGAACGAAGACGACGACAGCTTAATCAATACAGGACGTGAGCTGTTGCATGACCTAGAAAATCAAATCAAGAATCAAGGAAAACCTTTGCTCAGAACGCACATTCATTTTGTTGTCTATGGTAAGACAAGAGAAGAAGTACGAAAACGGGCCAGAAGGCTGAAAATGGATTTTAGAGACCAGCAAATTGAGCTTGTGCAGCCGTTAGCCGATCAACTCCTTCTCTTTCATCAATCCTTACCAGGAGCCAACATAGTAGCGGATGATTGGGAACAGATCCTAACGCCTGAATCCTTTGCGGAATCCCTCTTTTCCCTGACACGGAAAGTGGGCAATACGGTAGGTTTTTATCTCGGGAAAAACATTTCGCATGAAGGAGAAAGTGTAGAGGGTTCACAATCTCTTGTCTTCTATCACCCCTTTCTTGCTCACTTAGGTTTGAAGGGTTCCAAGTATTCATCCCCGCATGTCACCATTTCGGGCCCAACTGGAATGGGGAAGTCGTTCCTTTTAAAAGATATCTTACTAAATGCCGTCTTTTTCGGTGCGAAAGTCCTTATGACGGACCCCAAAGATGAAGTTGAAAAGAAGTTCAAACAGGCATTGACCCCTGAACTAGAAGTGACTGCACCCTTTTTTAAAGATCTGATCGAAAGCTTCCACTACATAACATTATCGGGTGAGAAGAAGGATGCCGGAAAGCTTGATCCGCTTACCTTCCTTGACGGCGAAGAGGCTCAGGATGCAGCGGTCGGGGTACTAGAATACCTTTCCGAGCTACAATCCAATGAACGGAATGTGAAAACGGCCATTTACAAGGGTGTGCGCCATGTGATGCAACATGAGCAAAGGCCAGGGCTTTTAAACGTCGTCCGTTACCTGCAAACCTCAGAAGATCGAGATGTTCAAAATGTAGGAGACCTGCTTTATGAGATCGGAACGAACGGCGTTGCGAAACTGATGTTTTCGAACGGGGACGTGGAAGGAATCAGCCTGAATGAACAGGTCAACATCTTACAGATCCAAAACTTGAACCTGCCTGATGAAGGTGAAAAGGCAACGACAAGGGACGAACACATTGCGGTTGCACTCATGCAGCCACTTGCCAAATTCGCAACAAAGTTCGCTCGAGATGATTCCGTCGTGAAGATGACCATCTTTGAAGAGGCATGGATGCTGATGAATACAGGGGCGGGTGACAAACTTATCAACGAATTGTTGCGTACTGGCCGTTCCTTACGATCAGCAGTTTATCTCATTACACAATCCACTTATGAATATAACAAACCACAAATCAAAGAAAACATCGGGACAAAATTTGCGTTCAAAGCGAAGACCACTGAAGAAGCAGGCAATATCATTGAGTTTCTTGGCATGGAGGATAACAAAGCTAATCGGAATCTATTGAAAAACCTGACAGAAGGACAGTGTATTGTGGAGGACATGTACGGACGAACCGCCAAAATACAAACGGACGTCTTGTTTGACGAATGGATTAGCGCCTTCAACACCAAAGAAAACGATCGAGGAAGAGCTGAAACCGAGGAGGCGTTCATTTGA
- a CDS encoding conjugal transfer protein, whose product MRSGAYNYRKFFKYPLKIWKFGKGDKSLVFSKGIEIRQIILAVFLFGLLFPFRETINEVLPTTLQVAFYAVFPWIIAGAICRSRLDGKRLDRFFIGYFRYLYNRRFSYSSHKPVYQPQMKKTQSYERIE is encoded by the coding sequence TTGAGGTCAGGTGCCTATAACTACCGAAAATTCTTCAAATACCCCTTGAAGATCTGGAAGTTTGGAAAAGGGGATAAATCCCTTGTCTTTTCTAAGGGTATTGAAATAAGACAAATCATCCTGGCAGTGTTTCTATTCGGTTTGTTATTTCCCTTCAGAGAAACCATCAATGAGGTGCTGCCAACTACTTTACAAGTAGCCTTTTATGCGGTGTTTCCTTGGATCATTGCAGGAGCGATCTGTCGAAGTCGATTGGATGGCAAACGGCTGGATCGTTTCTTTATCGGGTATTTCCGCTATTTGTACAATCGGCGATTCAGTTACAGCAGCCATAAGCCTGTTTACCAACCCCAAATGAAGAAAACACAGTCTTACGAGCGAATTGAATAA
- a CDS encoding conjugal transfer protein: MEIKNSFRENTGQVWKKIFKGERRVVSSRFNARTVFTFGFWVVLITVIFCSFLSYYRTSFLNERVNAYQDETQSKIDSLNEVGFTNSPAGETFSKNFLMTYINIPIDPEQREKRNNTLQHYLAEGLTLGEIENLSEFKGDRALKDIHLYDVKDVQEDSAKYVYRIRYQLSNGVEQNKKEEVNGKDSKEKTETEKIADKENPIETIEVMIVVPIGTDGQSFNVVEQPYFQAVPGDTRLTAIEDKTDPSKKNTQMEQEMKQFVTQFFTSYTENTVDEMAYLMENPESLKDTYSYKGVEDFIVYEGKKKGQYKVKTLVHLKEDQSGVVMKLPFTLIVSKENNKFYVQKLKHTIGG; encoded by the coding sequence ATGGAAATTAAAAATAGCTTCAGGGAAAATACCGGACAGGTATGGAAGAAAATCTTTAAAGGTGAACGGCGCGTGGTTTCCTCACGATTTAACGCCAGGACTGTATTCACATTTGGATTTTGGGTCGTTTTAATTACCGTGATTTTCTGTTCTTTTCTATCCTATTATCGAACTAGCTTTCTGAATGAGCGTGTTAATGCGTATCAAGATGAAACGCAATCCAAAATCGATAGTCTCAATGAAGTGGGTTTTACGAATTCCCCAGCAGGAGAAACGTTCTCAAAAAACTTCCTCATGACCTACATTAATATTCCGATAGACCCCGAACAACGAGAAAAACGAAACAATACTTTACAACACTATTTAGCAGAAGGTTTAACTCTCGGGGAAATAGAGAATCTTTCAGAATTCAAAGGGGATCGTGCATTAAAGGACATCCATCTTTATGACGTAAAAGATGTTCAGGAGGATTCCGCCAAATATGTCTACCGTATCCGATACCAATTGAGCAATGGTGTTGAGCAAAATAAAAAGGAAGAGGTAAACGGAAAAGACAGTAAAGAGAAAACGGAAACTGAAAAGATAGCTGATAAAGAGAATCCGATCGAGACGATAGAAGTGATGATTGTTGTTCCCATCGGTACAGATGGCCAGTCATTCAATGTGGTTGAGCAGCCTTACTTCCAGGCGGTCCCAGGTGATACCCGTCTTACGGCAATTGAGGATAAAACGGATCCATCAAAGAAAAACACACAAATGGAACAGGAAATGAAACAGTTTGTGACTCAGTTTTTTACATCTTATACCGAGAATACGGTTGATGAAATGGCCTATTTGATGGAAAATCCGGAGAGTTTGAAAGATACATACTCGTATAAGGGTGTTGAAGATTTTATTGTTTATGAAGGTAAAAAGAAGGGTCAATATAAGGTGAAAACCCTCGTTCATCTTAAAGAGGATCAAAGCGGAGTGGTCATGAAACTTCCGTTTACGCTTATCGTTAGCAAGGAAAACAATAAATTTTATGTTCAAAAACTCAAACATACTATAGGAGGTTGA
- a CDS encoding TraM recognition domain-containing protein: protein MEKTERQSEMDQLIGDVMLYAVSAVVIMSFMVPALFGMIIFAFLSYFKRGWLVYLAAGLGLVVLMIQFYKGALFDYFGIISKMNIPYLSAGVEKVFNQGNLIHVTPDTYFNVIGISFVFSFVYFLFAKYHWKKPIVSKYDEHQKQKTLYPYVSFRKNRLKFLTKEQKKYRSSHSKESFIGYTDFKERVTLDPYELNYHMLALGGTGTGKTTLIASLMEVALRNGKPVIFLDGKGEITSMLAFKALAEAYGRNVFLFTESDSLTYNPVKHGTPTEVRDKLLNLFEWSEPFYKTFSSRYLQLVVKLIDEVKLPRDLQTIYDLTSIALVNDLFREQYEEQEIEEEILIESKRTEKTNRHEDLISDFFEPDEEQSTSAIGGEEVRIQKRTIKALREELKKMKETFDMDFSDKDSQRCLSGLRNQLGELIESDLGHLFIESDKGIDLKKITDQNDVVIFSISGSRYRDYIQKLGRMVVMDVNSLVGYRQAVGKKPIFTVYDEFSAYGNAEIVDIVNKARSAGFECIISTQSLADIDAVDPTLTDRILTNCNTLAAGRVNASKDAERIADLFGTYSDNEITQQVEKQNNYRRIEKDRGTVRQVDRYRAHPTEIKNLQIGEIFISRKMKEENIGETYFRRVYVRNSLNLKGVNGN, encoded by the coding sequence GTGGAAAAAACTGAACGGCAAAGTGAAATGGATCAACTCATTGGGGATGTTATGTTATATGCCGTTTCCGCTGTCGTGATCATGAGTTTTATGGTTCCTGCACTTTTCGGAATGATAATTTTTGCTTTCTTATCCTATTTCAAGCGAGGTTGGCTTGTTTACTTGGCAGCTGGTTTAGGGCTGGTCGTACTGATGATTCAATTTTATAAGGGTGCATTGTTTGATTATTTCGGCATTATTTCTAAAATGAACATTCCTTATCTTTCAGCAGGAGTAGAGAAGGTTTTCAATCAAGGAAACCTGATTCATGTAACCCCGGATACTTATTTCAATGTTATAGGGATATCGTTCGTTTTCTCCTTCGTCTATTTCTTGTTTGCAAAGTACCACTGGAAGAAACCTATCGTATCGAAATACGACGAGCATCAAAAACAAAAAACATTGTATCCATATGTGTCATTTCGAAAAAATCGATTAAAGTTTCTTACAAAAGAACAGAAAAAATACCGATCAAGCCACTCCAAGGAATCGTTTATTGGTTATACCGATTTTAAAGAGCGAGTCACCCTGGATCCTTACGAATTGAATTACCATATGCTTGCCCTTGGCGGAACCGGTACTGGAAAAACGACGCTTATCGCTTCGCTGATGGAAGTCGCTTTGCGTAACGGGAAACCTGTTATTTTTCTAGATGGTAAAGGTGAGATAACATCGATGCTTGCATTCAAGGCGCTTGCAGAAGCTTATGGGCGTAATGTCTTTCTTTTTACAGAAAGTGATTCTCTAACCTACAATCCGGTAAAACATGGTACACCTACTGAGGTTCGTGATAAATTGTTAAATCTTTTTGAGTGGAGTGAGCCCTTTTATAAGACCTTCAGTTCCCGATATTTACAGTTGGTTGTGAAGCTCATTGATGAGGTTAAACTTCCCCGAGATCTGCAAACCATATATGATTTGACGTCCATTGCCCTTGTTAACGATCTCTTCAGGGAGCAATATGAAGAGCAGGAAATTGAAGAAGAAATTTTGATTGAGTCCAAACGGACAGAAAAAACAAATCGGCATGAAGATTTAATCTCGGATTTTTTTGAACCGGACGAAGAACAATCAACATCTGCTATTGGAGGAGAGGAGGTCAGGATTCAAAAACGTACAATCAAGGCATTACGAGAAGAATTGAAGAAGATGAAAGAAACGTTTGATATGGATTTTTCAGACAAGGATTCACAACGATGTTTAAGTGGTTTACGGAATCAGTTAGGCGAACTCATCGAATCAGATCTTGGTCATCTTTTTATAGAATCCGATAAGGGGATCGACCTCAAAAAAATAACGGATCAAAACGATGTCGTCATTTTCAGTATCTCTGGAAGCCGTTACCGCGACTATATTCAAAAACTTGGCCGGATGGTGGTCATGGATGTCAACAGTTTAGTCGGTTATCGGCAGGCGGTTGGGAAAAAACCGATATTTACCGTCTACGATGAATTCTCAGCGTATGGGAATGCGGAGATTGTTGATATTGTTAACAAGGCACGATCGGCAGGCTTCGAATGCATTATTTCCACACAATCATTAGCTGATATCGATGCGGTGGATCCTACACTTACAGATCGTATTTTAACAAATTGTAACACCCTTGCTGCAGGTCGTGTGAACGCCTCAAAAGACGCAGAACGGATCGCCGACCTGTTCGGAACCTATTCCGATAATGAAATCACACAACAGGTTGAAAAGCAAAATAACTACCGTCGTATCGAAAAGGATAGAGGAACGGTTCGGCAAGTCGATCGATACCGAGCCCATCCAACCGAGATTAAGAACTTACAGATAGGTGAAATTTTTATTAGCCGAAAAATGAAAGAAGAGAACATAGGAGAGACGTATTTTAGAAGAGTTTATGTACGGAACTCGCTCAATCTGAAGGGAGTGAATGGAAATTAA
- a CDS encoding helix-turn-helix domain-containing protein yields MMGSRLKKLRGKKTQEEIAVKLGISRARYSHYENNRVEPDSELLGRIADIFGVTTDYLLGRTDNPTPNYKESERYTCQDNENLTEEEKNYLKLQLEIFRKIKEKDGKNPDK; encoded by the coding sequence ATGATGGGTTCACGATTGAAAAAACTTCGAGGAAAAAAGACGCAGGAAGAAATTGCTGTTAAATTAGGAATCTCAAGAGCTCGATATTCTCACTATGAAAATAATAGAGTAGAACCAGATTCAGAATTACTGGGAAGGATAGCAGATATTTTTGGTGTTACTACCGATTATTTACTAGGTCGAACAGATAATCCTACCCCAAATTATAAAGAAAGCGAAAGATACACATGTCAAGATAATGAAAATCTTACCGAAGAAGAAAAGAATTACCTTAAACTTCAGTTAGAAATTTTCCGAAAGATCAAAGAAAAAGATGGGAAAAATCCTGACAAATAA
- a CDS encoding helix-turn-helix domain-containing protein encodes MERKHLIELRRKQNLTQKELADRIGISTIYVRKLEKGVVNPGLQTMIKYEKYFQKNMKYLFPDLFFLTLMINNLSLTLFYTT; translated from the coding sequence ATGGAACGCAAACATTTAATTGAATTACGTAGAAAACAAAATCTTACACAAAAAGAACTGGCTGATCGTATCGGAATCTCTACAATTTATGTAAGAAAACTTGAAAAAGGAGTGGTAAACCCTGGGCTTCAAACAATGATTAAATATGAAAAATACTTTCAAAAAAACATGAAATACCTATTTCCTGATCTTTTTTTTTTGACCCTTATGATAAATAATTTATCGTTAACTTTGTTTTATACAACCTGA